DNA from Streptomyces luteogriseus:
CACAGCGGCCGGAATCAGTCGAACTGGTCCCCCAGCGCCATCACCATCACGCCCGCGACCAGCAGCCACAGGGCCCGCCGGGTACGCCCGCGGGAGCCCAGCACGGTGGCGGCGGCGCACACGGCGGCCCCGCCGGCGTACGCGGCCGGGACGAGGGCCGGTGCGGAGCGGGTGAGGCGGAGCAGCGCCGCGGCGAGACCGGCCAGTGTCAGCGCGGCGCCGGTGCCCGCCGCCGTCCAGCGGGCCCGGCGCGCGTCCTCCTCGTCGCCCATCGGGTCCTCGGTCCCGTCCCGGCCGGCGGCCGCCTCCGAGTCCACTGTCTCCGGATCGGTGTCGGAATCAGGACGTCCACTCATGGCCGAGACGGTAGCGCGCCGAGGGGGAAAACCGGGTGCGGGGCCGCCGGGCCGGCTGTTAGCGTCCGTCGGTCCGAGGAAACGCCCGCGGCCTCCCGCCGCCCGGCCGAAGCAGGTGCATTGTTTGACGGTCCGACCGAGCTCCCACGCATTCCCGTTCTTCCCGAAGGACTCAAGGAGCCCGTTCACCGATGTCGGACATCACTTCCCGGACCTCGAACGACCCCCTCACTGACCGTGTGAGCCACCCCGGCTACCCCCGCAGCAGTGGCTACGACGCCCGCTGGACCATCGACAACCAGATGGGCCCGCACGCGCTGTGGCTGCTGGAGTGGCTGGCCCCCGCCCTGGGGCTCGACACCCTGAGCCCCGGCTCCCGGGTACTCGACCTGGGCTGCGGACGTGCCATGACGTCGATCTTCCTCGCCAAGGAGTACGACCTCCAGGTCGTCGCCGCCGACCTGTGGATCAAGCCCGACGACAACGCCGGGCGGATCGCCGGGGCGGGTGTCGGCGACCGGGTCCTGCCCGTGTCCGCCGAGGCCCACGACCTGCCGTTCGGCGAGGGCACCTTCGACGCGATCGTCTCGATCGACGCCTACCAGTACTTCGGCACCGACGACCTCTACCTGCCCACTCCGATCCGGCTGCTGAAGCCGGGCGGGCGGATCGGCGTCGTCGTGCCGGCACTGCGCGAGGAGATCGACGGCGTCGAGCCGCCGGAGCACCTCGAGCCTTACTGGGAGCCCGACTTCTGGTGCTTCCACTCGGCCGCCTGGTGGCGGCGCCACTGGACCCGCAGCGGGGCCGTGAAGGTCGAGACAGCGGACTGGCTGGAGGACGGCTGGCGCGACTGGCTGCGCTGGTGCGAGGTCGTGGCCGACGAGAGCACGGACGAGTGGCACGTCCGGATGGCCGGACAGTGCGCCGAGATGCTGCGCCTCGACCGCGGCCGGACGCTGGGCTTCGTCCGGGTCGTCGGCAGCCGCCTCTGAGTGGATGACGAGGGGATGACGAGGGGGGACGCACCGGGTCCGGTGCGTCCCCCCTCGTCGGGTCACGGGAGGTCAGCCCTCGCTGACGCCCAGCTTCTCCAGGATGAGCTCCTTGACGCGGGCCGCGTCCGCCTGGCCTCGGGTGGCCTTCATGACGGCGCCGACCAGCGCACCGGCCGCGGCCACCTTGCCGCCGCGGATCTTGTCCGCGACGCCCGGGTTGCCGGCGATGGCCTCCTCGACGGCGGTGGTGAGGGCGCCCTCGTCGGAGACGACCTTCAGACCGCGCTTGTCGACGACCTCGTCCGGGGTGCCCTCGCCCGCGAGGACGCCCTCGATGACCTGCCGGGCCAGCTTGTCGTTCAGGTCGCCCTTCGCGACGAGCTCGGTGACCCGGGCGACCTGCGCCGGCGTGATCGCCAGCTCGTCGAGCGCCTTGCCCGACTCGTTGGCGCTGCGGGCCAGCTCGCCCATCCACCACTTGCGGGCGGAGGCGGCGTCGGCCCCGGCCTCGATCGTGGCGACGATGGGCTCCAGCGCACCGGCGTTGAGGATCGCCTGCATGTCGGTGGCCGAGACGCCCCACTCCTCGCGGAGCCGGCTGCGGCGGACCAGCGGCAGTTCGGGCAGCCCGGCCCGGATCTCCTCGACCCACTCGCGGGACGGGGCCACCGGGACGAGGTCGGGCTCCGGGAAGTACCGGTAGTCCTCGGCCTCCTCCTTCACACGGCCCGAGGTCGTCGACCCCGTGTCCTCGTGGAAGTGGCGGGTCTCCTGGATGATCGTGCCGCCGGACGACAGCACGGCCGCGTGCCGCTGGATCTCGAAGCGTGCCGCGCGCTCCACGGACCTGAGCGAGTTGACGTTCTTCGTCTCGGAACGCGTGCCGAACTTCTCCCGGCCGTGCGGGCGCAGCGACAGGTTCACGTCGCAGCGCATCTGGCCCATCTCCATGCGGGCCTCGGAGACGCCGAGCGCCTTGATGAGCTCACGCAGCTCACGGACGTAGGCCCGTGCGACCTCGGGGGCACGCTCGCCCGCGCCCTCGATCGGCTTGGTGACGATCTCGATGAGCGGGATGCCGGCGCGGTTGTAGTCCAGCAGCGAGTGCGAGGCGCCGTGGATGCGGCCGGTGGCACCGCCGACGTGCGTCGACTTGCCGGTGTCCTCCTCCATGTGGGCGCGCTCGATCTCCACGCGGAAGGTCTCGCCGTCCTCCAGCTGCACGTCGAGGTAGCCGTTGAAGGCGATCGGCTCGTCGTACTGGGAGGTCTGGAAGTTCTTCGGCATGTCCGGATAGAAGTAGTTCTTCCGGGCGAAGCGGCACCACTCGGCGATCTCGCAGTTCAGCGCGAGGCCGATCTTGATCGCGGACTCGACGCCGGTCGCGTTGACGACCGGGAGCGCGCCGGGCATGCCGAGGCAGACCGGGCAGGTCTGCGTGTTGGCGTCCTGGCCGAGGGCGGTCGAGCAGCCGCAGAACATTTTGGTCTTGGTGCCGAGTTCGACATGGACCTCGAGGCCCATGACGGGGTCGTACGACGCGAGTGCGTCCTCGTACGACACCAGGTCGGTCGTGGTGGTCACGGTGAGTACTTCCCTCTCAGCCCAGCAGAACGTCGTCGTCGCCCAGCTGCTTCAGCTCGCGATAGAGAATGGCCAGGTTGGTGACGACCGCGGCTCCGGTCACGACGGCGTCGAGCAGCCGCAGCGTGTCGTTGTCTCCGCGGGCCTTCTTGATCTGCTTGTAGACCCCGACGGCGCCGAACGCCGACGTGGCCATCGAGATGTACAGACCGGACTTGGACTTCTTGAAGCCCTTGGCCTTGGACAGTGCGCTCACAGCGACGGAGCCTCCTCGATCAGCGGGTGGCCCCACTTTTCCACGAAGGCGGCCTCGACGGCGGCACCCACCTTGTACAGGCGGTCGTCCTTCATGACGGGGGCGATGATCTGCAGGCCGACCGGGAGGTTGTCCTCCGGGGCGAGACCGCACGGCAGCGACATGGCCGCGTTGCCCGCCAGGTTGGTCGGGATGGTGCACAGGTCGGCGAGGTACATCGCCATCGGATCGTCGGCACGCTCGCCGATCGCGAAGGCGGTGGTCGGGGTCGTCGGGGAGACGATCACGTCGACCTGCCCGAACGCCTTGTCGAAGTCCTGCTTGATGAGCGTGCGGACCTTCTGGGCGCTGCCGTAGTAGGCGTCGTAGTAGCCGCTGGACAGGGCGTACGTGCCGAGCATGATGCGGCGCTTGACCTCGGGGCCGAAGCCGGCCTCACGGGTGAGGGAGGTGACCTCCTCGGCGGAGTGCGTGCCGTCGTCGCCGGTCCGCAGGCCGTAGCGCAGGCCGTCGAAGCGGGCGAGGTTGGAGGAGCACTCGGACGGCGCGATCAGGTAGTACGCCGACAGCGCCAGGTCGAAGGACGGGCAGTCCAGCTCGACGATCTCGGCGCCCAGTTCCTTCAGCAGTTCCACGGACTCGTCGAAACGCTGGATGACGCCGGCCTGGTAGCCCTCGCCGCGGAACTGCTTGACGACGCCGACGCGCATGCCCTCGACGCTGCCGTTGCGGGCGGCCTCGACGACCGCCGGGACGGGCTCGTCGATGGAGGTCGAGTCGAGCGGGTCGTGCCCGGCGATGACCTCGTGCAGCAGCGCCGCGTCCAGGACCGTACGGGCGCAGGGTCCGCCCTGGTCGAGGGAGGACGAGAAGGCGACCATGCCGTAGCGGGAGACCGCACCGTACGTCGGCTTCACACCGACCGTGCCGGTGACGGCGGCGGGCTGGCGGATGGAGCCGCCGGTGTCCGTGCCGATGGCGAGCGGCGCCTGGAAGGAGGCGAGCGCGGCGGACGAACCGCCGCCGGAGCCGCCGGGGATCTTGGTGAGGTCCCAGGGGTTGCCGGTCGGGCCGTAGGCGCTGTTCTCGGTGGAGGACCCCATGGCGAACTCGTCCATGTTGGTCTTGCCGAGGATCACGACGTCGGCGGCCTTGAGCCGCTTGGTGAGCGTCGCGTCGTACGGCGGGATCCAGCCCTCGAGGATCTTCGAGCCGACGGTGGTCGGGATGCCCTCGGTGGTGAAGATGTCCTTCAGCGCGAGGGGCACGCCCGCCAGCGGGCCGAGCTTCTCGCCCTTGGCGCGCTTCTCGTCCACGGCGCGGGCCTGGGCGAGGGCGCCCTCGCGGTCGACGTGCAGGAAGGCGTGCACCTTCTCGTCGACGGCCTCGATGCGGGCGAGGTGGGCCTCGGTGACCTGCACCGCGGTGAGTTCGCCGGAGGCGATCTTCGCGGCGGTCTCGGCGGCCGTGAGCTTGATGATGTCCGTCATGGCTGTTAGTCCTCCCCCAGGATCTGCGGCACCTTGAAACGCTGCTGCTCCTGGGCCGGGGCGCCGGAGAGCGCCTGCTCGGGGGTGAGCGACGGACGGACCTCGTCCTTGCGCATGACGTTCGTCAGCGGGAGCGGGTGCGAGGTCGGCGGTACGTCTTGGTCGGCGACCTCACTGACGCGTGCGACCGCGCCGATGATGTCGTCCAGCTGTCCCGCGAAGTGCTCGAGCTCTTCGGGCTTCAGCTCCAGACGCGCCAGCCGGGCGAGGTGGGCGACCTCCTCGCGCGTGATGCCAGGCATGCAGCGATCCTCTGGGGTGAGTGAATGTGGTGTGGCCCAATCCTATGGGTCGGGGGGCCGTGCCCGTGAAACGGTTTGCCGCCCCGAAGGTTTCCCGGACCCCTCAGACCGCGAAGAGCAGCGCGGCACTGATCAGGACGACGGCCGCGGTGGCGAAGTGGATCCCGAAGGCGACCGCCTTCTTTCCGCCGTTGCGCAGCACGATCAGGGTGTCGCCGAGCGGCACGAGAGCCACGGCGAGCAAGAACCAGGCCTCGGCTCCGGTCCCCGCGAAGGCGAGCAGCGCCAGACCGACCAGGCCGAGGGTGCCGTCCCGCAAGCCCTTGATCGTCAGGTAGGCGCCGGCGTCGCCGCCGGGGTCGGCCGGGACGCCGTAGCCGGCCGCCGCGGAGGCGGGCTGGAACAGGAACCGGTAGCCGAGGAACAGGCAGAACAGGTTGAGCACGACGGCCAGGGTGTACGCGGTCGCGGTCATGGCTCTCTCCGATGTCCGAGTTTCTAGCAGTGCTAGGGATGAGAGCGAAGCTAGCAGAGCGTCGA
Protein-coding regions in this window:
- a CDS encoding SAM-dependent methyltransferase; amino-acid sequence: MSDITSRTSNDPLTDRVSHPGYPRSSGYDARWTIDNQMGPHALWLLEWLAPALGLDTLSPGSRVLDLGCGRAMTSIFLAKEYDLQVVAADLWIKPDDNAGRIAGAGVGDRVLPVSAEAHDLPFGEGTFDAIVSIDAYQYFGTDDLYLPTPIRLLKPGGRIGVVVPALREEIDGVEPPEHLEPYWEPDFWCFHSAAWWRRHWTRSGAVKVETADWLEDGWRDWLRWCEVVADESTDEWHVRMAGQCAEMLRLDRGRTLGFVRVVGSRL
- the gatB gene encoding Asp-tRNA(Asn)/Glu-tRNA(Gln) amidotransferase subunit GatB — translated: MTTTTDLVSYEDALASYDPVMGLEVHVELGTKTKMFCGCSTALGQDANTQTCPVCLGMPGALPVVNATGVESAIKIGLALNCEIAEWCRFARKNYFYPDMPKNFQTSQYDEPIAFNGYLDVQLEDGETFRVEIERAHMEEDTGKSTHVGGATGRIHGASHSLLDYNRAGIPLIEIVTKPIEGAGERAPEVARAYVRELRELIKALGVSEARMEMGQMRCDVNLSLRPHGREKFGTRSETKNVNSLRSVERAARFEIQRHAAVLSSGGTIIQETRHFHEDTGSTTSGRVKEEAEDYRYFPEPDLVPVAPSREWVEEIRAGLPELPLVRRSRLREEWGVSATDMQAILNAGALEPIVATIEAGADAASARKWWMGELARSANESGKALDELAITPAQVARVTELVAKGDLNDKLARQVIEGVLAGEGTPDEVVDKRGLKVVSDEGALTTAVEEAIAGNPGVADKIRGGKVAAAGALVGAVMKATRGQADAARVKELILEKLGVSEG
- the gatA gene encoding Asp-tRNA(Asn)/Glu-tRNA(Gln) amidotransferase subunit GatA translates to MTDIIKLTAAETAAKIASGELTAVQVTEAHLARIEAVDEKVHAFLHVDREGALAQARAVDEKRAKGEKLGPLAGVPLALKDIFTTEGIPTTVGSKILEGWIPPYDATLTKRLKAADVVILGKTNMDEFAMGSSTENSAYGPTGNPWDLTKIPGGSGGGSSAALASFQAPLAIGTDTGGSIRQPAAVTGTVGVKPTYGAVSRYGMVAFSSSLDQGGPCARTVLDAALLHEVIAGHDPLDSTSIDEPVPAVVEAARNGSVEGMRVGVVKQFRGEGYQAGVIQRFDESVELLKELGAEIVELDCPSFDLALSAYYLIAPSECSSNLARFDGLRYGLRTGDDGTHSAEEVTSLTREAGFGPEVKRRIMLGTYALSSGYYDAYYGSAQKVRTLIKQDFDKAFGQVDVIVSPTTPTTAFAIGERADDPMAMYLADLCTIPTNLAGNAAMSLPCGLAPEDNLPVGLQIIAPVMKDDRLYKVGAAVEAAFVEKWGHPLIEEAPSL
- the gatC gene encoding Asp-tRNA(Asn)/Glu-tRNA(Gln) amidotransferase subunit GatC → MPGITREEVAHLARLARLELKPEELEHFAGQLDDIIGAVARVSEVADQDVPPTSHPLPLTNVMRKDEVRPSLTPEQALSGAPAQEQQRFKVPQILGED
- a CDS encoding DUF4267 domain-containing protein, giving the protein MTATAYTLAVVLNLFCLFLGYRFLFQPASAAAGYGVPADPGGDAGAYLTIKGLRDGTLGLVGLALLAFAGTGAEAWFLLAVALVPLGDTLIVLRNGGKKAVAFGIHFATAAVVLISAALLFAV